From a single Nocardioides sp. dk884 genomic region:
- the coaA gene encoding type I pantothenate kinase has translation MSSGGLRASFTDPGRDLVREASPYVELDRAAWAALAEETANPLREDELRALSGFGDALDLDEVQEVYLPLSRLLSLYVSAAGDLHRAQEAFLHQRTPPRTPFVIGVAGSVAVGKSTTARVLQQMLAHWPEHPNVELVTTDGFLYPNAELARRGLMHRKGFPESYDRRALLRFVVDIKSGKEEVEAPVYSHLTYDVVPGEKVVVKRPDIVIVEGLNVLQPARAREDGRTGLGLSDFFDFSVYVDAGTHHIREWYVARFLSLRETAFRDPDSYFAKYAALSREEAVAEAERIWDTINGPNLVDNVLPTRSRATLVLRKDADHSVRYVRLRKV, from the coding sequence ATGTCTTCTGGCGGTCTCCGGGCCTCGTTCACCGACCCCGGCCGTGATCTCGTACGCGAGGCATCGCCCTACGTCGAGCTCGACCGCGCGGCCTGGGCGGCACTTGCCGAGGAGACCGCCAACCCGCTGCGCGAGGACGAGCTGCGTGCCCTGAGCGGCTTCGGCGACGCCCTCGACCTCGACGAGGTGCAGGAGGTCTACCTCCCCCTCAGCCGCCTGCTCAGCCTGTACGTCAGCGCCGCGGGCGACCTGCACCGCGCCCAGGAGGCCTTCCTCCACCAGCGCACTCCCCCGCGCACGCCGTTCGTCATCGGGGTCGCCGGCTCGGTCGCGGTCGGCAAGTCCACGACCGCTCGGGTGCTGCAGCAGATGCTGGCGCACTGGCCCGAGCACCCCAACGTCGAGCTCGTCACCACCGACGGCTTCCTCTACCCCAACGCCGAGCTCGCACGTCGCGGGCTGATGCACCGCAAGGGCTTCCCGGAGTCCTACGACCGCCGTGCGCTGCTGCGCTTCGTGGTCGACATCAAGTCGGGCAAGGAGGAGGTCGAGGCGCCTGTCTACTCCCACCTGACCTACGACGTGGTCCCGGGCGAGAAGGTGGTGGTGAAGCGCCCCGACATCGTGATCGTGGAGGGGCTCAACGTCCTGCAGCCGGCGCGGGCCCGCGAGGACGGCCGCACCGGCCTGGGCCTGAGCGACTTCTTCGACTTCAGCGTCTACGTCGACGCCGGCACCCATCACATCCGCGAGTGGTACGTCGCGCGCTTCCTGAGCCTGCGCGAGACCGCGTTCCGCGACCCCGACTCCTACTTCGCCAAGTACGCCGCCCTCAGCCGGGAGGAGGCGGTGGCCGAGGCCGAGCGCATCTGGGACACCATCAACGGCCCCAACCTGGTCGACAACGTGCTGCCGACCCGCTCGCGCGCCACGCTCGTGCTCCGCAAGGACGCCGACCACTCCGTGCGCTACGTGCGCCTGCGCAAGGTCTGA
- a CDS encoding ABC transporter permease produces MSAAIRAELRKITSTRLWWVLLLAQGAYLGFIGLVMAFSFTVDLTEAGAAAGPALSGVDAATATYSLVNSIGYVFPLVIGSLAVTTEFRHRTIAQTLLVEPRRSVVLGAKLVATVPIGLLFGVVGVAALAGAAAPLLAWQGDGAFLTDPEVVKILVLGVVVMALWAVIGAAFGSVVTNQVAAIVGILAFTQFVEPIARLALSSVDGLERAARFLPGSAADAVVGASLFNEIGEGSLLSRPAGLAVLLAYAVGLAVVGRLTTLRRDLV; encoded by the coding sequence ATGAGCGCCGCGATCCGCGCCGAGCTGCGCAAGATCACCTCGACCCGGCTGTGGTGGGTGTTGCTGCTCGCCCAGGGCGCCTACCTGGGCTTCATCGGCCTGGTGATGGCCTTCTCCTTCACCGTGGATCTCACCGAGGCCGGCGCGGCCGCGGGACCCGCGCTCAGCGGCGTGGACGCCGCGACCGCGACGTACTCCCTGGTGAACTCGATCGGCTACGTCTTCCCGCTGGTGATCGGCAGCCTCGCGGTGACCACGGAGTTCCGACACCGCACGATCGCCCAGACCCTGCTGGTCGAGCCCCGCCGCAGCGTCGTGCTCGGCGCCAAGCTGGTCGCGACGGTGCCGATCGGCCTGCTCTTCGGCGTCGTCGGGGTCGCTGCCCTGGCCGGGGCCGCTGCGCCGCTGCTGGCCTGGCAGGGCGACGGGGCGTTCCTCACCGACCCCGAGGTGGTCAAGATCCTGGTGCTGGGCGTCGTGGTGATGGCGCTGTGGGCGGTCATCGGCGCGGCCTTCGGCAGCGTCGTGACCAACCAGGTCGCCGCGATCGTGGGGATCTTGGCCTTCACCCAGTTCGTCGAGCCGATCGCCCGACTGGCGCTGTCGTCGGTCGACGGCCTCGAGCGGGCGGCCCGCTTCCTGCCCGGCTCGGCCGCGGACGCGGTGGTCGGTGCCAGCCTGTTCAACGAGATCGGCGAGGGCTCGCTGCTCTCGCGGCCCGCGGGGCTGGCCGTGCTGCTCGCCTACGCCGTCGGGCTGGCGGTCGTCGGCCGGCTCACCACCTTGCGCCGCGACCTCGTCTGA
- a CDS encoding ATP-binding cassette domain-containing protein — protein MTRTGPTLTFEGLSKSFGQVRAVDDLSFTVRPGAVTGFLGPNGSGKTTTLRMLLGLTTPSAGRALVDGTPYVALPRPARVVGASLEAGFHPARTGLGHLEVFAPQVGVSRQRCRDLLDLVGLTAAAQRRVGGYSMGMRQRLALATTLLGDPPAIVLDEPANGLDPEGIVWLRGLLRTFAAEGRTVLVSSHVLGEVQHTVDDVVIIAGGRLVHASSLADLADLATQETLVVSPDAERLAGLCRERGWRASPEGAGLVVSDVSAAVLGAAAFAAGVELHQLATRGTDLEEVFLRLTAPAPGPVDRGLEVAR, from the coding sequence GTGACGCGCACCGGACCCACCCTCACGTTCGAGGGTCTCAGCAAGTCCTTCGGTCAGGTCCGCGCCGTCGACGACCTGTCCTTCACCGTGCGCCCCGGAGCCGTCACCGGCTTCCTCGGGCCGAACGGGTCGGGCAAGACGACGACGCTGCGGATGCTGCTCGGCCTGACCACGCCGAGCGCCGGCCGCGCGCTCGTCGACGGCACGCCGTACGTCGCCCTGCCGCGGCCGGCGCGCGTGGTCGGCGCCTCCCTGGAGGCAGGCTTCCACCCCGCGCGCACCGGGCTGGGCCACCTCGAGGTCTTCGCGCCCCAGGTCGGGGTCTCCCGGCAGCGCTGCCGCGACCTCCTCGACCTGGTCGGGCTCACCGCCGCGGCGCAGCGCAGGGTCGGCGGCTACTCCATGGGCATGCGTCAGCGCCTGGCGCTGGCGACCACGCTGCTGGGCGACCCGCCGGCCATCGTGCTCGACGAGCCGGCCAACGGCCTGGACCCCGAGGGGATCGTGTGGCTGCGCGGGCTGTTGCGCACCTTCGCCGCCGAGGGGCGCACGGTGCTGGTCTCCAGCCACGTGCTCGGCGAGGTGCAGCACACCGTCGACGACGTGGTGATCATCGCCGGCGGCCGGCTGGTGCACGCCTCGTCGCTGGCCGACCTGGCGGACCTGGCCACCCAGGAGACGCTGGTGGTGTCCCCGGACGCCGAGCGGCTCGCGGGGCTGTGCCGCGAGCGCGGCTGGCGGGCCAGCCCGGAGGGTGCCGGCCTGGTCGTCTCCGACGTCTCCGCCGCCGTGCTCGGCGCCGCCGCCTTCGCCGCCGGGGTGGAGCTGCACCAGCTCGCCACCCGCGGCACCGACCTCGAAGAGGTCTTCCTGCGTCTGACCGCTCCGGCGCCGGGGCCCGTCGACCGGGGCCTGGAGGTGGCCCGATGA
- the glmM gene encoding phosphoglucosamine mutase: protein MARLFGTDGVRGEANGVLTAPLALDLSVAAARVLVDRGDFSGPRPLAVVGRDTRISGQFLEHAVVAGLASAGCDVLRLRVVPTPGVAYLTGALGADLGVVISASHNPMPDNGIKFLARGGVKLDDAVERQIEAVMGTEWDPPRGAHVGRVTPYATPIEEYVDHLVATTRPLTGLRVVVDCAHGAASVAGPMALRAAGAEVIAINNEPDGLNINDGCGSTHLEPLRAAVLEHGADAGFALDGDADRCLAVDAEGNVVDGDQIMVILALGMRDAGLLAQDTLVATVMSNLGLVRALTERGIAVRQAQVGDRYVLEEMNRAGYTLGGEQSGHVIMSAYATTGDGVLTALHVLERMVLTGRSLRDLAAVMTRFPQVLINVPGVDKSRASTDEVLLAAVEAEEKALGGDGRVLLRPSGTEPLVRVMVEAPTSEVARSVADRLADVVRERLALV from the coding sequence GTGGCACGCCTTTTCGGCACGGACGGGGTCCGGGGCGAGGCGAACGGTGTTCTCACCGCTCCTCTCGCCCTGGACCTTTCCGTTGCAGCAGCCAGGGTCCTCGTCGACCGCGGCGACTTCAGCGGGCCGCGTCCGCTGGCGGTCGTGGGTCGCGACACCCGCATCTCGGGGCAGTTCCTCGAGCACGCGGTCGTCGCCGGCTTGGCCTCCGCCGGCTGTGACGTCCTGCGGCTCCGGGTCGTCCCGACGCCGGGGGTCGCCTACCTCACGGGTGCGCTCGGCGCCGACCTCGGCGTCGTCATCAGCGCCTCGCACAACCCGATGCCCGACAACGGCATCAAGTTCCTCGCCCGTGGCGGGGTCAAGCTCGACGACGCCGTGGAGCGTCAGATCGAGGCGGTCATGGGCACCGAGTGGGACCCGCCCCGCGGCGCCCACGTCGGCCGCGTGACGCCGTACGCCACCCCGATCGAGGAGTACGTCGACCACCTCGTCGCCACGACGCGCCCGCTCACCGGCCTGCGCGTCGTCGTCGACTGCGCCCACGGTGCGGCCTCGGTCGCCGGGCCGATGGCGCTGCGCGCCGCCGGCGCCGAGGTCATCGCGATCAACAACGAGCCCGACGGGCTCAACATCAACGACGGGTGCGGCTCCACCCACCTCGAGCCGCTGCGCGCCGCGGTGCTCGAGCACGGCGCGGACGCCGGCTTCGCCCTGGACGGCGACGCCGACCGGTGCCTGGCGGTGGACGCCGAGGGCAACGTCGTCGACGGCGACCAGATCATGGTCATCCTCGCGCTGGGCATGCGCGACGCCGGCCTGCTGGCGCAGGACACCCTCGTGGCCACCGTGATGAGCAACCTCGGCCTGGTCCGGGCGCTGACCGAGCGCGGCATCGCCGTGCGCCAGGCCCAGGTCGGCGACCGCTACGTGCTGGAGGAGATGAACCGCGCCGGGTACACCCTCGGTGGCGAGCAGTCCGGGCACGTGATCATGAGCGCCTACGCGACCACGGGTGACGGTGTGCTGACCGCGCTGCACGTGCTGGAGCGGATGGTGCTGACCGGCCGCTCGCTGCGCGACCTGGCCGCCGTGATGACCCGGTTCCCGCAGGTGCTCATCAACGTCCCCGGCGTCGACAAGTCCCGCGCCAGCACCGACGAGGTGCTGCTGGCGGCGGTCGAGGCCGAGGAGAAGGCGCTCGGCGGGGACGGGCGGGTGCTGCTGCGCCCCTCGGGCACCGAGCCGCTGGTGCGCGTGATGGTCGAGGCCCCCACCTCGGAGGTCGCCCGGTCGGTGGCCGATCGTCTGGCCGACGTCGTCCGGGAGCGATTGGCCCTCGTCTGA
- the rpsI gene encoding 30S ribosomal protein S9: MADTTEVEETFETDEQGIAYSSESAPSADAPERPATIAPAAATGRRKEAVARVRIVPGTGQWTINGRELDSYFPNKLHQQVVKEPFTALQLDGRFDVIARIHGGGITGQAGALRLGVARALNAVDLDANRATLKKAGLLTRDARVIERKKAGLKKARKAPQFSKR, translated from the coding sequence GTGGCTGACACCACCGAGGTCGAGGAGACCTTCGAGACCGACGAGCAGGGCATCGCGTACAGCTCGGAGAGCGCTCCGTCCGCTGACGCCCCCGAGCGTCCCGCGACCATCGCCCCCGCAGCGGCCACCGGCCGCCGCAAGGAGGCCGTGGCCCGCGTCCGCATCGTCCCCGGCACCGGCCAGTGGACGATCAACGGCCGTGAGCTCGACTCCTACTTCCCCAACAAGCTGCACCAGCAGGTTGTCAAGGAGCCCTTCACCGCGCTGCAGCTCGACGGTCGTTTCGACGTCATCGCGCGCATCCACGGTGGCGGCATCACCGGCCAGGCCGGCGCCCTGCGTCTCGGCGTGGCCCGTGCGCTGAACGCCGTCGACCTCGACGCGAACCGCGCGACGCTGAAGAAGGCCGGCCTGCTCACGCGTGACGCCCGCGTCATCGAGCGCAAGAAGGCTGGTCTCAAGAAGGCCCGCAAGGCGCCGCAGTTCAGCAAGCGCTGA
- the rplM gene encoding 50S ribosomal protein L13 encodes MRTYSPKPDDIQRDWLVIDATDIVLGKLAVQTANLLRGKHKPIFAPHVDAGDFVIIVNAEKVALSGTKKTTKMAYRHSGYPGGLSATPIGELLEKDARKAIEKAVWGMLPKNRLGRQILKKLKVYSGPTHPHQAQQAIPFEITQISQ; translated from the coding sequence GTGCGTACGTACAGCCCGAAGCCCGATGACATCCAGCGTGACTGGCTTGTCATCGACGCCACCGACATCGTCCTCGGCAAGCTCGCCGTCCAGACCGCCAACCTCCTGCGCGGCAAGCACAAGCCGATCTTCGCCCCGCACGTCGACGCCGGTGACTTCGTCATCATCGTCAACGCGGAGAAGGTCGCGCTTTCCGGCACCAAGAAGACGACGAAGATGGCCTACCGCCACTCCGGCTACCCGGGCGGCCTCTCGGCCACCCCGATCGGCGAGCTGCTGGAGAAGGACGCTCGCAAGGCCATCGAGAAGGCCGTGTGGGGCATGCTCCCGAAGAACCGGCTCGGTCGGCAGATCCTCAAGAAGCTGAAGGTCTACTCGGGTCCCACGCACCCGCACCAGGCCCAGCAGGCCATCCCCTTCGAGATCACCCAGATCTCCCAGTAA
- a CDS encoding citrate synthase translates to MTESLTVRDNRTGQEYDVPIADGAIKAADLGKIKASDDSPGLAVYDPGFVNTASCRSSVTYIDGEKGILEYRGYPIEQLAEKSNFLEVAYLLINGSLPTKAEYEAWVHEITYHTFVHENVKSLMQGFRYDAHPMGMLMSSVGALSTFYPDAANISDADNRHMQIVRMIAKMPTLGAWSFRHAQGKPYVYPDNDLSYTANFLSMLFKMSESKYEADERLVKALDVLLILHADHEQNCSTNAVRSVGSSQVDPYSAVAAGIGALYGPLHGGANEAVLRMLKRIGTKENIPAFIEGVKNGDEKLMGFGHRVYKNYDPRAKIIKKACDDVFEVTGVNPLLEIAQELEKIALEDEYFVKRKLYPNVDFYSGLIYEALEFPPEMFTVLFAIGRTPGWLAQWNELVQDKEQKIARPKQIYTGDRTLDFVPASERWA, encoded by the coding sequence GTGACCGAATCTCTCACCGTCCGCGACAACCGCACCGGACAGGAGTACGACGTCCCCATCGCCGACGGCGCCATCAAGGCCGCCGACCTGGGGAAGATCAAGGCCTCGGACGACAGTCCCGGCCTGGCCGTCTACGACCCCGGTTTCGTCAACACTGCCTCCTGCCGCAGTTCCGTCACCTACATCGACGGCGAGAAGGGCATCCTCGAGTACCGGGGCTACCCGATCGAGCAGCTGGCGGAGAAGTCGAACTTCCTGGAGGTGGCCTATCTCCTCATCAACGGCTCGCTCCCCACCAAGGCGGAGTACGAGGCGTGGGTGCACGAGATCACCTACCACACGTTCGTCCATGAGAACGTCAAGTCCCTGATGCAGGGCTTCCGCTACGACGCGCACCCGATGGGGATGCTGATGTCGTCGGTGGGGGCCCTCTCGACGTTCTACCCCGATGCCGCCAACATCAGCGACGCCGACAACCGGCACATGCAGATCGTCCGCATGATCGCCAAGATGCCGACGCTGGGTGCCTGGTCCTTCCGTCACGCGCAGGGCAAGCCCTACGTCTACCCGGACAACGACCTGTCCTACACGGCCAACTTCCTCTCGATGCTCTTCAAGATGAGCGAGTCGAAGTACGAGGCCGACGAGCGCCTGGTCAAGGCCCTCGATGTCTTGTTGATCCTGCACGCCGACCACGAGCAGAACTGCTCCACCAACGCCGTGCGCTCGGTCGGCTCCTCGCAGGTCGACCCGTACTCCGCCGTCGCGGCCGGCATCGGCGCCCTCTACGGCCCGCTGCACGGTGGCGCCAACGAGGCCGTTCTCCGGATGCTCAAGCGCATCGGCACCAAGGAGAACATCCCCGCCTTCATCGAGGGTGTGAAGAACGGCGACGAGAAGCTGATGGGCTTCGGTCACCGCGTCTACAAGAACTACGACCCGCGCGCCAAGATCATCAAGAAGGCCTGCGACGACGTCTTCGAGGTCACCGGGGTCAACCCGCTGCTCGAGATCGCCCAGGAGCTCGAGAAGATCGCCCTCGAGGACGAGTACTTCGTCAAGCGCAAGCTCTACCCGAACGTCGACTTCTACTCCGGCCTGATCTATGAGGCCCTGGAGTTCCCGCCGGAGATGTTCACCGTCCTGTTCGCCATCGGCCGCACCCCGGGCTGGCTGGCCCAGTGGAACGAGCTGGTGCAGGACAAGGAGCAGAAGATCGCCCGTCCGAAGCAGATCTACACCGGCGACCGCACGCTCGACTTCGTGCCCGCCTCGGAGCGCTGGGCCTGA
- a CDS encoding S1C family serine protease — translation MTDQPPFPPAGAPRGPESDDTQPVRPTTGQPTGHPFGQPLGPPPPPLTTPMPPAAASAAPAPTASGRGRFAAMVVAASLVVGGAAGVGGAAAWNAFDDDPASPSPSTSSFSPTKTSDDAPVTDGSVQSVADKVLPSVVKIDVSGSQGSGSGSGVVISSDGKILTNDHVVEVAAEGGTISVSFSDGTRAKARILGTDSLTDLAVIQAEDVKDLTAAEIGSSSELKVGEPVVAVGSPFGLDATVTSGIVSALNRPVGVGSDQSGNTTAYPAIQTDAAINPGNSGGPLVDMQGRVVGINSSIRTTGSSSPFGGQSEGGSIGLGFAIPIDAAMPIVEQIIDGEEPTHARLGITVSNVASNDTGRSEGALVREVTADSAAAKAGLEADDVIVKIDGHQITSADSLIATVRSYRPGDTVSVTFRRDGEERTADLELGSDAAVG, via the coding sequence ATGACCGACCAGCCTCCCTTCCCGCCTGCCGGTGCCCCGCGTGGACCGGAGTCGGATGACACCCAGCCGGTCCGCCCGACCACCGGCCAGCCCACCGGGCACCCCTTCGGTCAGCCGCTCGGCCCGCCGCCGCCCCCGCTGACCACCCCGATGCCCCCGGCCGCCGCGAGCGCCGCCCCCGCCCCCACTGCTTCCGGGCGCGGCCGGTTCGCCGCCATGGTCGTGGCTGCCTCGCTGGTCGTGGGGGGTGCCGCCGGCGTCGGCGGCGCCGCTGCCTGGAACGCCTTCGACGACGACCCCGCGTCGCCCTCCCCCTCGACGTCGAGCTTCTCGCCCACCAAGACCAGCGACGACGCCCCGGTGACCGACGGCTCGGTGCAGTCCGTGGCCGACAAGGTCCTGCCCTCGGTGGTCAAGATCGACGTCTCCGGCTCCCAGGGCTCCGGCTCGGGCTCCGGGGTGGTGATCAGCTCCGACGGCAAGATCCTCACCAACGACCACGTCGTCGAGGTCGCCGCTGAGGGCGGCACCATCTCGGTGTCCTTCAGCGACGGCACCCGCGCCAAGGCCCGCATCCTCGGCACCGACAGCCTCACCGACCTCGCCGTGATCCAGGCCGAGGACGTCAAGGACCTGACCGCCGCCGAGATCGGCAGCTCCAGCGAGCTCAAGGTCGGAGAGCCGGTCGTCGCCGTGGGTTCCCCGTTCGGCCTCGACGCCACCGTCACCAGCGGCATCGTCAGCGCCCTGAACCGTCCGGTCGGCGTGGGCAGCGACCAGTCCGGGAACACCACCGCCTACCCCGCGATCCAGACCGACGCGGCGATCAACCCCGGCAACTCCGGCGGCCCGCTGGTCGACATGCAGGGCCGGGTCGTGGGCATCAACTCCTCGATCCGGACCACCGGCTCGTCCTCGCCGTTCGGCGGCCAGAGCGAGGGTGGCTCGATCGGGCTGGGCTTCGCGATCCCGATTGACGCCGCCATGCCGATCGTCGAGCAGATCATCGACGGCGAGGAGCCGACCCACGCCCGCCTGGGCATCACCGTCTCCAACGTCGCGAGCAACGACACCGGCCGCAGCGAGGGTGCCCTGGTCCGCGAGGTGACCGCCGACTCCGCCGCCGCCAAGGCCGGCCTCGAGGCCGACGACGTCATCGTCAAGATCGACGGCCACCAGATCACCAGCGCCGACTCCCTCATCGCGACGGTCCGGTCCTACCGCCCGGGTGACACCGTGTCGGTGACCTTCCGCCGCGACGGCGAGGAGCGCACCGCCGACCTCGAGCTGGGCTCGGACGCCGCCGTCGGCTGA